One window from the genome of Malus domestica chromosome 01, GDT2T_hap1 encodes:
- the LOC103443110 gene encoding uncharacterized protein, with protein MDPNGSSDEKSESRIYIGNLDLRITEAALIKMFSPFGKIITEDFLWHTRGRKRGEPRGFAFIQYSNKEEARLAKEKMHGRLACGRPLVVRVSSDKYLVEPADNSSKGVGEATKTSVSGTSSGQTSRSSKIAAIKNKLKALEEEGFSAKKQKQEADTSIDRR; from the exons ATG GATCCTAATGGTTCTTCCGATGAAAAGAGTGAAAGTAGAATCTACATTGGTAACCTTGATCTGAGAATAACGGA GGCTGCTCTAATTAAGATGTTTTCTCCGTTTGGGAAGATTATAACTGAGGACTTTCTGTGGCACACTCGTGGCCGAAAGCGCGGAGAGCCACGGGGTTTTGCTTTCATCCAGTATAGCAACAAAGAG GAAGCAAGATTGGCCAAGGAGAAGATGCATGGGAGACTAGCATGTGGACGTCCGTTGGTTGTCCGTGTTTCCAGTGACAAGTACTTGGTAGAACCAGCAGACAATTCTTCCAAAGGAGTGGGCGAGGCAACCAAAACAAGCGTTTCCGGCACTAGCTCAGGACAGACGAGCAGGAGCTCCAAAATAGCAGCAATCAAGAACAAATTGAAGGCTCTGGAGGAGGAGGGCTTCAGCGCCAAGAAGCAGAAGCAAGAAGCCGACACGTCCATCGACAGAAGGTAA
- the LOC103443100 gene encoding probable receptor-like protein kinase At5g24010: protein MGTMNFHFLSLTILSLLHFSASFTPLDNYLFNCGSSTNASVFNRVFSADPYKSGRGSISLADQNPPPNSPVLYRTARVFTRASSYTFSIKKSGIHLVRFHFSPFVAQGFDLKAANFSVSVNGFALLRELHVRESVIREFVIKFDAHVVEILFAPVGNSGFCYVNAIEVFTAPEDLVVDYGAKFVGANVVEYKNLSSQVLETLYRINVGGSKLTPFNDTLWRDWVPDVDYLVLESAAKCASTTDTPNYQRGGATREIAPDNVYMTAQEMNTDKAITGARFNLTWKFPVDTNSGHLVRLHFCDIVSSALNLLYFNVYINGYAAYRDVDLSVMAANVLASPVYIDFVVDSDGSGIIEISVGPSDLSSSVRINAILNGAEIMRMVNVSNLWAGTGRKKRSIWILVGTVVGGFVILCFAIGAFLLALKRRKRKLKPGPAESAVWTPLRVYGGSSHSRMSERTALASPGANGYHCLKIPFAELQLATNNFDKSLIVGSGGFGMVYKGFLKDNTKVAVKRGVPGSRQGLPEFQTEITVLSQIRHHHLVSLVGYCEEQSEMILVYEYMEKGPLKKHLYGSGISPLSWKQRLEICIGSARGLHYLHTGFAHGIIHRDIKSTNILLDENYVPKVADFGLSRSGPCLSETHVSTAVKGSFGYLDPEYFRRQQLTDKSDVYSFGVVLFEVLCARPAVDPSVDREQVNLGEWALEWQKKGMLEKIIDRHLVGKIKPSSLKKFGETAEKCLADYGADRPTIGDVLWNLEYALQLQESRPRGEQPQDCDINEPPTNNVVPGDPSTNVRTEENGGNGSSEINTSLVFSQLMTNAGR, encoded by the coding sequence ATGGGCACCATGAacttccattttctctctctaaccattctctctctcctccacttCTCAGCCTCCTTCACTCCCTTAGACAACTACCTTTTCAACTGTGGCTCCTCCACCAACGCCTCCGTCTTCAACCGGGTCTTCTCGGCGGACCCGTACAAGTCCGGGCGGGGCTCCATTTCCCTCGCCGACCAAAACCCACCTCCCAATTCACCTGTTCTCTACCGCACAGCCAGAGTTTTCACCAGAGCTTCGAGCTACACCTTCAGCATCAAGAAATCAGGGATCCACTTGGTACGTTTTCACTTCTCGCCGTTTGTAGCTCAGGGTTTTGATTTGAAAGCTGCAAACTTTAGCGTTTCCGTTAATGGGTTTGCTCTGTTAAGAGAATTACATGTTAGGGAATCTGTCATTAGAGAATTTGTTATAAAATTTGATGCACATGTGGTTGAAATTTTGTTTGCGCCTGTGGGTAATTCTGGGTTTTGCTATGTAAATGCCATTGAAGTTTTTACAGCTCCTGAGGATCTTGTTGTTGATTACGGTGCTAAATTCGTTGGTGCGAATGTTGTCGAATACAAGAATCTGTCTTCACAAGTTTTAGAGACCCTTTATAGGATTAATGTTGGAGGTTCGAAATTGACACCTTTTAATGATACTTTGTGGAGGGATTGGGTCCCTGATGTCGATTATCTTGTTCTGGAATCCGCTGCGAAGTGCGCTTCCACCACGGATACTCCCAATTATCAGAGGGGCGGTGCAACTCGAGAGATTGCGCCGGATAATGTATATATGACTGCCCAGGAGATGAATACGGATAAGGCAATTACAGGTGCAAGGTTTAATCTTACATGGAAATTTCCAGTGGATACGAATTCCGGGCATTTGGTTAGGTTGCACTTCTGTGACATTGTTAGTTCTGCACTTAATTTGTTGTACTTTAATGTGTATATCAATGGGTATGCTGCGTACAGAGATGTTGATCTGTCAGTGATGGCAGCCAATGTGCTTGCATCTCCTGTCTATATTGATTTTGTTGTGGATTCGGATGGTTCGGGGATTATAGAAATTAGCGTTGGTCCTTCTGATCTGAGTAGTTCCGTTAGGATTAATGCTATATTGAATGGGGCAGAGATCATGAGAATGGTGAATGTTTCCAATTTATGGGCTGGAACTGGGCGTAAGAAGAGGAGTATATGGATTTTGGTGGGCACAGTTGTTGGAGGCTTTGTTATTCTGTGTTTTGCAATTGGTGCATTTCTGCTTGCTTTGAAACGCAGAAAGAGGAAACTGAAACCCGGCCCTGCAGAAAGTGCGGTTTGGACACCTTTACGCGTATATGGAGGTAGTTCACACAGTAGAATGTCTGAAAGGACTGCACTTGCGTCTCCAGGCGCAAATGGATATCATTGCTTGAAGATCCCTTTTGCTGAATTACAATTGGCGACAAACAATTTCGATAAAAGTCTAATTGTAGGCTCTGGTGGTTTTGGCATGGTTTATAAAGGGTTCCTGAAGGACAACACAAAGGTTGCTGTGAAGAGAGGTGTGCCTGGATCTAGGCAGGGCCTTCCAGAATTCCAGACTGAAATAACGGTTTTGTCCCAAATTCGCCACCACCATCTTGTATCACTTGTTGGGTATTGTGAAGAACAATCTGAAATGATACTAGTTTATGAATACATGGAAAAGGGGCCGTTAAAGAAACATTTGTATGGTTCGGGGATCTCACCTTTGTCCTGGAAGCAACGACTTGAAATTTGCATTGGATCAGCAAGAGGTCTTCACTACCTTCATACAGGTTTTGCTCATGGAATCATCCACCGTGACATTAAATCAACTAACATTTTGCTTGACGAGAATTATGTGCCAAAGGTGGCCGATTTTGGTCTCTCAAGATCAGGTCCGTGTCTCAGTGAAACTCATGTAAGTACCGCTGTTAAAGGTAGTTTTGGGTATCTTGATCCTGAGTATTTCCGGAGGCAGCAGCTTACTGATAAGTCAGATGTGTATTCATTTGGGGTTGTGCTCTTTGAGGTTCTTTGCGCTAGACCTGCTGTGGATCCCTCGGTTGACAGGGAGCAGGTGAATCTAGGTGAATGGGCATTGGAATGGCAGAAGAAGGGCATGCTCGAGAAAATTATTGACCGCCACCTTGTTGGGAAGATCAAACCAAGCTCTTTGAAAAAGTTTGGAGAAACGGCAGAGAAATGTTTGGCTGATTATGGTGCCGATAGGCCAACCATTGGTGATGTATTGTGGAATTTAGAATACGCGCTTCAGCTTCAGGAATCTCGACCGCGTGGAGAACAGCCTCAAGACTGCGACATCAATGAGCCTCCGACAAATAACGTTGTTCCTGGAGATCCCTCTACCAATGTAAGAACAGAGGAAAATGGCGGTAATGGCAGTTCGGAGATTAACACAAGCCTAGTTTTCTCTCAATTGATGACCAACGCTGGCAGATAG